DNA sequence from the Cohnella herbarum genome:
GGCTCGTCGCGGTATCCGCCGCGGGTAACCGGCTCGTCCCATTTGCTTCGCGCAACGGACAGCATCTCCGAAGAAATATCGATTCCGAATACGCTGAAGCCCGAACGGGCAAGCGGAATCGTCATATTCCCCGTTCCGCAGCCGAGATCCACGACCGTCTTGGGAACGCCGTATTTATCCCAGCAACGACGAGCGAAGCTCATCCATTCGGAATACGGCATTTCCTCCATCAGTCGGTCGTATACCGCAGCGAACTGCCGGTATGTACGCATGCTTGTCTCCCCAGTCTCCGTCAAATGTCTCCCGAAAGCTAAGCCTCCGTTTGTTCGTTTTCCGTCTTCGGCCGATCCTCGGATTGCTCCTCTGTCGTAACCAAATGCGTCCAATTTCCCTTCTGAACGATTAGGCCTTCCTTCATCAGCTTGCCCAGCGCCCTCTTGAACGCCGATTTGCTAAGCTGGAAACGGCGTTGGATGTCTTCTGCGCTCGTCTGATCGGAATACGGCATTGCTCCGCCGGGTCGTTCCTTAATGAAAGCCAGAATACGATCCGCGTCTTCCAGACGTCCGACTTCTTTGCTTGCCCGAATGCTTAGGGAAACCCTTCCGTCTTCCCTAACCTGCGTGACCCTGCCGCAAAACTTCTGACCGATCCGAAGCGGGTGCGTCATGGATGCGTCGTTGATATAACCTAGCGCCCCTAAACCGATCAATCCGCCGTCTACCAAAGTAAACACGCCATCGCGAAAGACGTCCGTAACCCAGCCTTCGCGCATTTGATTAAGCCACGAGGTCGGAGCCCGGAAGATATGCGGGGAAAAATCATCGATCTTCGCTAAGCGAGCGAGCATGCGTCCTTCCTTATCCTGCTTCATGACGACGAATAGCTCGTCGCCCTTCTGGGGCCACACGTTTCTGCGCTCGGGAGGAAATTGCTTCATCGGCAACAACAATTGACGACCGATTCCCATCTCTAGAAAAAAGCCGAAATGAGGATGGAAATCCGCGACTTCAAGCTTAGCCATTTCACCCAATACGATCAGTGGCTTGCGCAAGGTTGCTGTTATGCGCTCCTTGTCGTCGTGAAACAGAAACACTTCGATTTCCGTATCTACTTCAGGCCGATTTCCGACGGCTTCCCCGTAAGGTAGATGAACTTCGGGACCTTCTTCGGGACCGAATCCGAGAAACCAGCCATAAGGAGAAATCTCTCTTCGAACCCATAATCGCTGCAAAGTACCAGCGGTCAAATTCATACGGATTCAACTGCCTTCGCATCGGACCATAGACGTTCCAGGTGGTAATACTCCCGCTCGTCGCGATGGAATACGTGCGCCACGACATCTCCCATATCAACAAGCACCCATCTCGCGGTATCCATACCCTCTAGACGTACTCTTTTGCCGCTAAGCTCCGCGCTTTTCCGAATTTCCGTCGCGATGGACATTACTTGCGTATCCGAATTCCCGTGGCAAATCACGAAATAATCCGCGATCAGCGAGATACCTTGCAAGTTCAAAGCCACGACATCGTGAGCTTTCTTTTCTTCCGCCGCGTTAAGTACCGCTTTCAACAATTGTTCCGAGCTTCCTGCCATGTCTCAGCCTCCGTTATCTATTTTATTGATTCGCTTGTTTGAATTGCACAATGAGATCGTTCCTTGCCAGTACCGTTAACGGAAAAATACGTTTTCCCCGCTCCGCCAGTACAGCTATCGTCGAACCGAAAGCCGAGATGAGCGCTTCCTCCAAGCTAAACTCGGCTAGCTCCCGCAACTTGTTCACGCCCGGAAAATCTCTCCCCGGTTCTATATAATCCGCTAAACAAACGATTTTGTCCAGCTTCGTCATGTTTACGCGTCCGGATGTATGGTAACGAATCGCGTCCAGAACCTCATCATCGGTAATGCCATGCTCGGCCTCAACCGCCCAAGCGCCTACATGCGCATGCCACAGCTCCTTATCGAATACGAGCAAGTCGGGAGACAGGTTCTGTTCGCGTATAATGGTTTCCATCCGATCGATCGCCCATGCTTTGGAGTAATCGTGCAATAGCGCCGCCAGCTCGGACTTCCTCTCGTCTCCGCCGTAACGCTTAGCCAACTTGATCGCCGTCTCGACGACCCCGAGCGTATGCTTCCATCTTTTCTCGGGCATCTGCTGGCGGGTAGCTTCCCTTAAAGATTCAAGATTCATATAAGCCATTCCTTTGGATGAATTCGGCGACCGAGTCCGGTAACATATAACGAATCGAACGTCCTTCTTTGACCCTTCGCCGGATATCGGTGGACGAAATGCCCATCGGAGGCATCGCTGCCCTCTGAAGCCGATTCCGAATGAAGTCGGGCAGCTGTTCCTCATCGCCCGGCTGATCCGGTCGTTCAAGGCCGATGAACGTTAATCGTTCAGCAAGTTCATCGATTTGCCGCCAATTCGGCAAGTCCTTTACCATATCGGAACCGACGATCCAATAGAACATCAAGTTTCGATGTTGTTGTTGCAGCGCGGTCACCGTTTCAATCGTATAGGACGTACCTTCGCGCTGCAGCTCGATTTCGTTGAGCTTGAAATTCCGATTGCCGGCGATCGCCTCTTCAAGCATCCGGCGGCGCATGCCGCTATCTGCACCGGGTTGCGGCTTATGCGGGGGCGTATTCGTAGGAATAAACCAGACTTCCTCCAGATTGGCCGACTCAAGGGCGGCTTGGGCTGCCAGCAAGTGGCCGTTATGGACGGGGTCGAAAGTTCCGCCGAGCAAACCGATTTTACGCATTGGCCCTAAGTCCTTCCGATCCTTATTTGCGTGGTAACACGATCTGCTTGTGGTCTTTGGATTCCTTGTATAAAACGATCGTTTTGCCGATGACTTGCGCCAGCTCGCAGCCCGATTTCTCGGCAAGCTCCGCTCCAATTTCACGCGGGTCGTCGTCGTTATTCGTCAGCACGGATATTTTGATTAGCTCGCGTACTTCGATCGCTTCTTCGATGTGGCGAATCAGATTGTCGTTAACGCCGCCCTTGCCGACTTGGAAAATCGGGGTAAGGTGATGGGCGAGCGATCTAAGGTGGCGTTTTTGTTTTCCTGTTAACATTAATTTTCCTGCTTTCTATTGTGAAAATAGCGCTGAGACTCTAGATTCTTAATGTCAGGATTACGAAAAAGGGTTGGCACTCCGCCGCTTGTTAATATGCGGGTACAACTCGATTTTAAAGGCGGACGTAAACTCTCCGTACCAATCCCTATTTCTCCACCCTTCCAAGAATCTCAAAGAGTTCAAAATCAAATATTCTTTTCTCATACAAAACCTATTTTACAAACGACTCAAGAACGACCTCGCGCATCGCTTCCACCGGGGCTGGCTGGCCGGTCCAATATTCGAAGGCGTAAGCGCCCTGGTAGATGAACATGCCCAGACCGCTGTGGATCTTACAACCGACCTGCTCTGCTTGCAGCAAGAACGCGGTCTTAAGGGGATTGTAGATCAGGTCGCTTGCGACCGAGCCTGACTTGAGCCATGTCGGATCAATCGGAAGCTCGTTGACGTTCGGCGACATTCCGACGGAAGTCGTATTGATGACGATATCCGCGTTCGAGCACGCTGCCCGAAGATCGCCCCAAGGGAGCGACGATATCCGATAATCCGGAGAGAACGACGCGGCAAGCTCCTTTGCTTTCGATTCCGTACGATTGGCAATTAGGATCGCCGCTGGATTCTCTTGGGCTAACGCCCAGAGAATGCCTCGAGCCGCGCCTCCGGCACCTAATACGACGATCGTTTTACCGGCTATGTCCGGTTCGGCTTCTTCCTTCAAGGAACGAACGTATCCGATACCGTCCGTGTTATATCCGATCAATCGGCCATTGTCGTTGACGATCGTGTTAACGGCGCCGGCCGCTTTCGCGCCTTCGCTGATCTCGTCGAGATACGCCATAACTTCGATCTTGTGCGGAATCGTAACATTTAACCCTCTGAATCCTAATCCCCGAACTCCCGCGATCGCATTCTCCAATTGATTCGGTTTGACGTGAAAAGCCGCGTAGGCTCCGTTGACGTTTCGCTCCCGAAAAGCGCGATTCAACATGATAGGCGATTTAGAATGGCGGATGGGATCGCCTATGACTCCGAATAATACGGTATTACTGTCCATCGAGGCATTACTCCTCTCTCTCCCGAAGAGGTAATTGACTATAAAAGGTAGTTCAAAGGATGCTTTCCCTCAGCATCACTTTAATTCCGCGCGGAGCGTGTACGTCTACGACCGCTCCCGATTTGCCGTTCGCTTGAATCCACCCTAATCCGGAGATGAAGATATCTTGCTTCGTATTCGGCGGAATTCTCAGACGATGGCGGGTCCATGCCGGGAAGGTTTCCAGATCCTCCGTGCTAGGAGGACTTAGCATAACGCCTCTATGCTGTTCGTACAATTCGTCGGCCCGTTCAAGCTTCGTCCGATGAACGGTAAGTCCGCTCGACATGTTGACCGTGAACGATTGGCGTTCCCCTTCCAAGAAGTCGAACCTAGCCAACGCCCCCATAAACAACGATTGCTTTTCATTTAGTTGATACGTTAACGGTTTAAGCGGTTTATCCGGCAACAGAGCCGCCAAGTCTTTGCGCGGAATGATTTCCGACATTCGCCATGCGTAGACGATCCCCGGCGTATCGATGATGCTTTTGCCGTCGTCAAGCGGAATATGAACGGCATCGAGCGTCGTTCCCGGATAACGGGAGACGGTGAGCTCGCGCTTCAGATCGCTATAATCGGAGATCAGACGATTGATTAACGTGCTCTTGCCGACGTTAGTCGCGCCGACGACATAGACGTCCTTGTTCTGACGATACGTATTCACGGCTTCTACGACGCGGTCGAAGCCGATATTTTTGCGGGCGCTGCACAACACGACGTCGGCGACTTTCAGCCCTTCCTCGCGCGCTTGTTTCTGCACCCAATTCCGTAATCTGTTCCAGTTCGTAACCGGCGGCAATAAATCGATCTTATTCACGACAAGAAGAATCGGATTTTGACCGACGAAGCGCTGCAAGCCGGAAATTAAACTGCCTTGAAAATCGAATAAGTCTACGATATGAACGACTAAGCTGTCCGTCGATGCGATTCCGCCCAGCAATTTAAGAAACTCGTCCTGATCCACCGCGACGGAAGAGGCTTCATTATAATTTTTGATCCGGAAACAGCGTTGGCACACCGCCTCTTCCTTATCGATGGAAGAAGCCGGCACGTATCCCGGTCGTCTCTGGTCTTCGCTTTGAAGCGGTATTCCGCAGCCTGCGCAACGAGGAGGCTTCTGTTGTTCTGCTATCATGATTTACGTTCTCCCTTATCCGGCCATAGCCCTTTTCTTCGCAATCTGGCTAGAGCGATCTTCTCTATCCGCCTATTGATTTGCGTCGCCCAGCCTTCCTCGCTCGGAGCGATCGGCGTCACCAGAATCGTATGCAGTCCCGCGCGCCGTCCTCCCAGCACATCGGTGAGCATTTGATCGCCTATGACAACGGTATGTCCAGGATCCAGTTTCAGCAAACTCAGTGCGCGACGAAAGGCAGCTCCGGCCGGCTTGCGCGCCGCGGGAATAAACGGAATACCGAGCGGATCGGCGAATTTCCCCACTCTCGTCTTATTGTTATTGGAAAGAATGACAACTTTAAAACCCCGTTCCTTGACGATATCCAACCAACCGACCAGTTGGGGAGTGGCAAGCGGGGTTTTGGCGCCCACTAGGGTGTTATCGAGATCCGTAATAATGCCGCGGACTCCTCTTGTTTTCAATTCATCCAAATCAATATCAAAAACGGTATTTACGATTTGATCGGGAAGCAAACGCTTGAACATCTTGATTATTAACTCCTGTCTGTTAACGGCTAATCTTCCTCAAAATATACCACACCCCCACTGACTAAGTAAAACGTACTCGCCGTCCCGAAGATGGCGGTACGCGTTTGTGACGAGCGATCGGATGAGGATTGAGGCCTAGGATTTTTAACCTTTTAGGTTCGTTTCTTGCAAAAAAAACGGGAAAGCACGGGCAGCCCGTGCCTTCCCTTTGTCTCAACGTTACTTCAATCCGTGCGGCTTATTCCACTAAATTTACTACCACTATAATGCTTTACGGATTTTAGTAGCCACATCGGTAAACTCATGAAGCAGTTGGCTATTCCCGTTATCATGTCCGTAACGCGCCTTCTCGAACGTCGTTAACGCTCCGTCGAATTCATTACGCAGCGAGGAGAACTTATTCCCCCATCGATTAAACGTTTCTCTGATGGTCTCGTGCGATTCCCTGCGCAATCCTTGGCGTTGGAGGAAGGACAATAGTTTCTCCATCTCTCGTACGACTCTTTGATTAGGCGTGCTCCCCTTATGACGAATGCGATCCCATAACTTCTTCGCGCGTTTGCTTCTGTAACCGACGAATACGATAGCAACGATAATCAGGACAACGCCGAGAGCGCCTGCAGGAACGATCCAATCTTTGTTCTTTTCCACCGTTCCCGTTTCCGCTGGAGTTACTTCCTCAACGACTTCGGTACTCGGTTGCAGCACTTCCCCTTCCGGTAACGGTTGAGGTACGGAAAACCCGGAGGTCGGTTCGAACGGAATCCAGCCGTATCCTTCGAAATAAACCTCTGCCCAGGAATGCGCGTCCGCGTTACGGACCGTATAAGTACCCGCTCCAGTAGGATCGGGAGCTTCATCCGGCCCGCCGAAGCGAGCGCGCTCCAAGACGGAAGGATCATAACCGGTAGAGTAACCTTTGACCCATCTTGTCGGCAATCCGATCGAACGAGCCATGACGACGAACGAGGTCGAGAAGTAATCGCAATAGCCTTCTTGAATTTCGAACAAGAAAGCATCCACGATATCGCCGTTCGTCCGATTCGTCTGACGGGTGACATCCGGCGTATTCGTATAAGGGAACGTTTCTTTCAAATATTGCTCAAGCTTCTTCGCCCGATCGTAATCGTTCGTTAAACCGTTCGTTTGCTCCTTGGCCAGATCCCGGACCCGCTCCGGTAAGCTGTCCGGCAATTGGAGGTAAGGAGCGAGATCAAGACTGCTACCCGAAGACGGAGCAAGCTCTCTTAATGCCTTCTCGTCAAGAACCGCGACTTGCGAAACGACCGAGTACGATTGAACGGTCGACGATTTCCCCCACCGCAGCTCCCACTCTAGCGGATTCCATCTGAGGCCGTTGTTGTTGTCGCTCTTCAGCTCGATGACGGACGATACCGGTCCGGCTGCGAACAGCACGGGAAGCTTGCCTTTCCGTTCGATCTTTACGGTCTGAACGACTTCGACCGTCTTAAGGCCTTCGGCTCTAGGCGGCGTAAGTTCCAGCGTTGGAACATCCTCCGGATCTCCGATCCCCGCGGGAACGAGCTCGGGATTCTTGAGATCCCCCCAGCCTTTGCCCGTATAGATTGTCTTCGTCTCGCCTCTCCAGTAGCTGCGTTGCGACGTCGTTATCGTCATAACCGGAGAGTAGTCGAATTGAAACCCTCCGCCGATTTTGCGATCGTCCCTGCTGTACCCGGATAACGAGGAGCCTTTACTGCCGGACGAGCTAACCTTCTGGACGCCGCCCTCCCCCGAGAAGACGGGTACCTCGCGTCCCTGCGCTTCCGTCCAGATCGTATAAGGATCTTCGAGAATGACGGGAGCCCGCGGCATTAAGACACCGGCTAGAAGCACGATCGTAATGATGATAACAGCGGGGAACGCGATATCGAGCGGCCTTTCGGCCATCGCTTCCCAACTATCCGGATGTCTGACCTGAAGTTGTCTAAGATGAAGAATGACAAGCCAGGCGAGACCGGCTGTAACGATCCAGGCAATATTGTGCCACAATTCCAGCGGAAAGAACGAATCGACGGTCGCCATGACGGCGATAGACAGTACGACGACGATAATGGCACCTACCCGCCTCGTACCCAACCATGCCAGAACGTGGACAGCGGCAACGACCCCGAGAGCCAATTCGAAGAAAGGGTGCAGCTCCGAAGCGTGAAACGAGATAAAATCGCCGATATTGCCCCAGCTTCTCCAGCTTTCGGGCCAACCACGCCATTCTACAGGCATTTTCCACAATATCATGCCAATGATTGAAGCGATTTGAACGACGATTCGGATGCCGAATAGTCGGGACATCAACAATTCCGTAACCGCCGTTACCGTTAATACGCCGTATATAATCGAATACGTTTCTTCCCACCAATAGTCGGAAAAGCATTGAATGAGTTGCAATACGATAACGAGCGCCAAAATCCTATGAAGGCGCTCCAGAACTAGGCGACGCCAGAATTGTCCGGATACCCGCAATTTCATGCCGTCACCGCCCCTAATGCCAACGGCAGCTTCTCAAGCTGGGAAACCGTACAAAACTCCCATTGCTTGGACTGGCACAACGTTTGCCATTGCCTAAGTTTTCCGGCTTCTTCCGCCGACGGATGCTTATCCGATATATGAATGACGCTTGGCACCATTCTCCTGCTCTCAAGGGTGCTCATAGCCCCGACCGTCTGATCGTCCGTAGACGACCCAATGATCACGATATGAATGCCGGGTTCGTATCTCTCCGCGACTTGGCATAATACGTCCCCAAGCGATTTCGTGCCGTCCGCTTCAACGTCTACGAGATGCTGGAGAACCTCATCCCGGGAGACGGGCGTTCGGCCTTCGCCGAACCAGTAGGAAGTCTCTCCCGAAGAGACGAAGCCGAGCGGCATTCCTTTCGCGATCGTTAATTCAAGCAGAGACGCAGCCACCGATACGGCGAGCTCGAAATGGTCCGCTACGGAATAGGAAGAAAGATTGCGATCCAGCACGAATACGACGCGGGGTAGCGCTTCTCTCTCGAATTCTTTCGATTTCCATTGCCCGGTCTTGGCGGTTGCGTTCCAATGAATCCGCGAAAGCCGATCCCCGTGGATGTATTCCCTTACCCCGTCGATCTGCGTCGTCTCTCTTGCCCACAACGAAGTGAACGTATGCTGGAACACCCCGCGCTGCGATCTGCGGAATAAACGCCAGTCCTTCAACGCTATCGTTCGCGGCAACACTTGGAGATGTAGCGGTTGGGCGAAAGAGCCTTTATGCTCGAACAATCCGAAAATATCTCTCGTCGAACAGTCGGTTTTATGGAATTGGTATCTGCCTCTTCTAAGCGGAGCCGTCTCAAAATGAACTTCTCCCCGGCGCTTGTAATCCGGGACGAAGGACATTTCGTACAACTGAGATTCTCCGCCGGTGGAACGGACCAATTTCTCTCTAACGATGACGTAAGGCAATGGCCAGAATCCGGGAATCTGCATGCGCAGCTTAACCTTTAGTCTCATCCCGGCGGTCAGAAGAGCGGAGTTGCCTTCTCCCGAGTCCGTTATCCGCATGCCTTGCACGCCGCCGATTCCGCTCCAGCGACCGAGCATTAAATAGGCTCCGAGCGCGTTTAAGATTACGAATAGCATGAGCGAAGTTTTGCCGCCCTGAAACAATAAATAACAGAGAGCGACTGCATATAGAATGGCGCTTAACCACCACGCACGCGGTAAATACAGGCGCGACATGATTATCGCTCCATTCCTACGGGCACCGGCAACAGCCGCAGAACGTCCTGCAGTACTTGTACCGTCGTAACGCCCTGCATCCTGGCTTCCGAGCGCAGATGCAATCTGTGGCTTAGTACGAGCGGCGCCATTGCCTTGACGTCATCCGGCAATACGAAAGCGCGATGATTAAGGAACGCATAGGCTTTAGAGGCGGAAGCAAGCGCAACCGCGGCCCGGGGACTTGCGCCGAGCAACACCGCCGAATGCTGACGAGTTCCGCGGATCAAGGCAATCAAATAATCGGCGACGGTCGTTTCCAAATGGATGGCCTCCGCCAACCGCTGCATCTGGGAAACGTCGTCAACCGTAGCGACGGCCTTCAACGATTCGGCCGCGCGGCTTGCGCCCGGCTCTAGAACAAGACGTTTCTCCGATGCTTCGTCTGGATAACCGAGTTTGATTTTCATCAAGAAACGATCCAACTGCGCTTCCGGCAAACTATATGTCCCTTCGAATTCTATCGGGTTTTGCGTAGCGAACAGCATAAAAGGATGAGGAAGGATATGCGTTTCCCCGTCAACGGATACTCTCCGTTCTTCCATCGCTTCCAGCAAAGCGGATTGCGTCTTCGTCGTTGCCCGGTTGATCTCGTCGGCAAGCAACAAATTGGCCATTACCGGGCCGGGTCTAAATACGAATTGTTCAAGTTTAGGATGATAGATAGAAACGCCCGTTATATCGGTAGGCAATAAATCCGGATTGCACTGAATGCGATGAAACACGCCGCCTATCGACAGGGCCAGCGCTTTAACCATTTGGGTTTTTCCCGTGCCCGGTACGTCTTCGATGAGCACATGACCGCCGGCAAGCATCGCGGTAAGCATGGAGGCGATTTCTTCTTTCTTTCCGTAAATACACGATTCCATATTTCGTCTAATTTGATCTAGTAGTTGCATCGCGGCATGATGATCCATTCTCGTTCCTCCTATGGAATCTACTTTGATGTATTTATATAGTCCTTTTTTTATTATACCTGAATTTGGATGGGATCGTAAATTTTAGTTTCTTCCAAAAATCAATAGTAAAACAGCCAAACCTCCACCGTCAACGGCGACCGCAAAAAATAGGACAATCCAATAGTCACCAATGGATGACAATGGATTGCCCTAAGCACAATCAACGAAAAACTATACGTATCTTAACCGCCCATCCTCTTCCGCAAGCTCGATAAAGACGGGACGCTCGTCCGGCGTGCTGTTCGGAGCGTGCAGAGTCAACAAAATTTTCCCCTCGAACGTTCGGAAAATCATGCCGTGACCGCCATCGTTCTCGTAAATCGGCTCGGGCTCCTGAACCCATGGACCGAGAATTCCGCCGGATACCGATCGAGCGATCCCTTGCGCGTAACGTCCTTGCCGGAAGCTCGACCATAAGAGCAGCAACTCGCCATTGTTGCAACGATAAGCGTAGGGCCCGTCGGTGACGTAACCCGCTCCTCCCTTAACCGCATCGACCCATGACGCATCTAGCGCGGAGAAGAGCAAGATCGGCTCTCCGATCGCCCGGTCTAATTCAGGAGATAAACGTGACGCGCAGACGGTTCCGTTCTTGACTTGTACCCACTCATGGCAGAAGACGATCCATGGCGTACCGTCTTCGTCGACATACAAGGTACCGTCCAAGCATTCCCAATCATGGGGAGTCACCGGCCCATCGCTATGGGGAATAAATGGGCCTACAGGTTGATCGGCAACCAAAATTTGCGTACCTCTGCATACGCCTTCCGCTTTGAATGTAGCGAACATATAATATTTGCCGTCGTAAGCATGAACTTCCGGAGCCCAATAATTCGTATCGGACCAGAAATCGGGTTCGGGGCGAAAAGCGGGGAACGGTCCCTCCCAATCTTCCAAGTCCCGACTCTTGTAAACGTCGAATCCGATCGCCTTGCCCTTCCAGATGTTCGGATCGGTAGAACCATATAAATAATAGCACCCTTCGCTTTCCTGCTTGAGTACGAATGGATCGCGCATCTGAATTTGTTCTTTGGTCAACGCCACGATAATCTTTCCTTTCCTGATAAGCTATTCATAGGTCGGGAGGATGACGCCCGGAGCCGATTCGATTACGAAACTTCCTTCTTCGAATCGTAAAACCTCGTTGCCCGCGATGCGAAACGGGATCTCCCGTTCCTCCAACCGAACGATTCCTTCGACCGGTCGAACGGACATGCCGACAATGTTGCGCAATAGCCCCGAGCGATCGGTAGCGATCCGAACGCCTGCGGGAAACCGGTATTTCAATCGGCCGTCTTGATAGATCGAGCATTCCGACCGCGTGTTATGAAGTTCAAATCCGATTCCGTCTACGGTTCGGCAATACGCCGTTTCATCCGCTAACTTTTGTCCATGGTCCAACGTCTGCGGAAGCAAACCTGTAAACCAGAGCTCGCCATCCGGCGTCGGCACGATACCGCTCAACCGCTCGATATAATCCAGAACGCACAAAATCGCCGGAGAATAAGTCTCGGTATATCCTTCTTCGCCCGTCCAAGGACTCAGACATTGACCGAATCGGGTCATCCGCGAGATCGCGGAAATAATCGGTTGCATAATCCAGGTGAGCTCCACATGACGTCCATGACTTTCGAAGGCATGCGGAGCCCGGATCAAGCTTAAGAAATTAACGGCGCCGCCCCACGTGTTGTAGCTCGTAAACGGATCGAAGCGGGGATCATCCATGGCGATCGACGTTAACGGGTATTTTGCGAAAAATTTACGGGTATTCAGCAAGTAACGTGATAGCGAAGAAGCGAAGAAATCGTCGTCTCCGACCTCGCAGGCAAGCACGCGCAAGAGGACGTCGGACTGAATACGATTAAACCTACCGTTGTTGTCCACGTCATAGAAGAAGCCGTCCGACTCATCCAAGCAATGAGCGTTCAGACTTCGCAGCGTCGCGGCGGCTTTGTTTTTCCATACTTGGGCTATGTCGTCCTGCCCTAGTTCGCGAGCCATCCGGGACAAGTAACTCCGACTGCAATACACGCTTGCCGTTAGATCCGGGGCGAGCAGCGGCAAGATCGGCGAATGCGGATCGTAACGCTTAGGATCGTCCTGCTCCGGCGTATCCGGCACGTGCCAGAATCGCGGCGACAAGTCGTGCCCGGTATCGAACGTACAGAATGCTTCCACGCATCCCGTACCTCTCGTATCGCGATACTGCGCCAGCCAGTCGTCGAACCGCGCAAGCGATGTATACATTTTGTTCAAGAAAACGCGATCCCGCCCGTTCAACATATAGTGATTCCACGCGCTCCTGGCCGGAGGCGTGACCAATTGAATTTGCTTAAAGACGGCGCCGTCCGCCGTCACTTTATACGGAATCAAGCCATCCTCGCGCTGCAGCTCGGCAAACTGCGCGAACGTGGACTGAGCCGTGTCCGGGCAATATCGCGCCAAAATTTCCGCATTGATCGTACCGGTGCTTTCCAGCCAGCAACCGTGATAGACGCCTCCTTCCTGCAGGATAGGCCTACCCTGGCCGTCCGGCTTGATGCAATCCCCGAGTTTGGCGACGGCGTGATCGAATACTTTCTCCAATCGAGCGGGCGAAGAAGCGAATTTAACGCCCAAGCGGGCAAATTCAGCTTGAAACGACTGAGCGATATTAGAGTTCCGCTGCATCGATATGCCTTGCGAATCCTTGTCCCGCAATTTCTGCAATACTGTGGCCATATGCTTACGCTCCTTTGTCCGATGCGTTAGCGATTATATTCGGACGGGCTGTACCCGGTAATCGATTTGAACACCTGACTAAAATAAGTAGAATTCTGAAAGCCTACCCTCTCGCTGATTTCGTAAACCATGTATTTTCCCGTGCCGATCAATTCGATCGCTTTGCGGATTCGATATTTGTTGAAATAGGTTACGAACGGTTCGCCGGTAACCCGTTTGAACAGTTGACTCAAATAATTCCGGTTCACGTGGAGATTCGCCGCGATTTGTTCTAAAGAAATATCCTCGTGATAACATTTTTCTATATATTCCTTAATTACTCGTTCGACCAACGCATTGCTCTTTTTGCCGACCTGATCGTCCCGGTTCAGAGCGATCAGACGCGCTATCGCATCGTCCATCCCCTCCAGCATTTGCCTGGCGGAGCTGGACCGGTTTAATTTGAGCAACAGGTCTTCGAGACCCGGACCCGACGTTTCCTCCTGCATGTCGGAAGTTTGCGTAGCTATCCACAAGGCGCTTGCGATCCCGGAGCAAACCCCTTTGCATACCGGAAGAGATACGTTGCCGCCCGCCATTTCCTTGGCCAGCCGATTCCATAGCTCAT
Encoded proteins:
- a CDS encoding transglutaminase TgpA family protein; this translates as MKLRVSGQFWRRLVLERLHRILALVIVLQLIQCFSDYWWEETYSIIYGVLTVTAVTELLMSRLFGIRIVVQIASIIGMILWKMPVEWRGWPESWRSWGNIGDFISFHASELHPFFELALGVVAAVHVLAWLGTRRVGAIIVVVLSIAVMATVDSFFPLELWHNIAWIVTAGLAWLVILHLRQLQVRHPDSWEAMAERPLDIAFPAVIIITIVLLAGVLMPRAPVILEDPYTIWTEAQGREVPVFSGEGGVQKVSSSGSKGSSLSGYSRDDRKIGGGFQFDYSPVMTITTSQRSYWRGETKTIYTGKGWGDLKNPELVPAGIGDPEDVPTLELTPPRAEGLKTVEVVQTVKIERKGKLPVLFAAGPVSSVIELKSDNNNGLRWNPLEWELRWGKSSTVQSYSVVSQVAVLDEKALRELAPSSGSSLDLAPYLQLPDSLPERVRDLAKEQTNGLTNDYDRAKKLEQYLKETFPYTNTPDVTRQTNRTNGDIVDAFLFEIQEGYCDYFSTSFVVMARSIGLPTRWVKGYSTGYDPSVLERARFGGPDEAPDPTGAGTYTVRNADAHSWAEVYFEGYGWIPFEPTSGFSVPQPLPEGEVLQPSTEVVEEVTPAETGTVEKNKDWIVPAGALGVVLIIVAIVFVGYRSKRAKKLWDRIRHKGSTPNQRVVREMEKLLSFLQRQGLRRESHETIRETFNRWGNKFSSLRNEFDGALTTFEKARYGHDNGNSQLLHEFTDVATKIRKAL
- a CDS encoding DUF58 domain-containing protein yields the protein MSRLYLPRAWWLSAILYAVALCYLLFQGGKTSLMLFVILNALGAYLMLGRWSGIGGVQGMRITDSGEGNSALLTAGMRLKVKLRMQIPGFWPLPYVIVREKLVRSTGGESQLYEMSFVPDYKRRGEVHFETAPLRRGRYQFHKTDCSTRDIFGLFEHKGSFAQPLHLQVLPRTIALKDWRLFRRSQRGVFQHTFTSLWARETTQIDGVREYIHGDRLSRIHWNATAKTGQWKSKEFEREALPRVVFVLDRNLSSYSVADHFELAVSVAASLLELTIAKGMPLGFVSSGETSYWFGEGRTPVSRDEVLQHLVDVEADGTKSLGDVLCQVAERYEPGIHIVIIGSSTDDQTVGAMSTLESRRMVPSVIHISDKHPSAEEAGKLRQWQTLCQSKQWEFCTVSQLEKLPLALGAVTA
- a CDS encoding AAA family ATPase, which encodes MDHHAAMQLLDQIRRNMESCIYGKKEEIASMLTAMLAGGHVLIEDVPGTGKTQMVKALALSIGGVFHRIQCNPDLLPTDITGVSIYHPKLEQFVFRPGPVMANLLLADEINRATTKTQSALLEAMEERRVSVDGETHILPHPFMLFATQNPIEFEGTYSLPEAQLDRFLMKIKLGYPDEASEKRLVLEPGASRAAESLKAVATVDDVSQMQRLAEAIHLETTVADYLIALIRGTRQHSAVLLGASPRAAVALASASKAYAFLNHRAFVLPDDVKAMAPLVLSHRLHLRSEARMQGVTTVQVLQDVLRLLPVPVGMER
- a CDS encoding glycoside hydrolase family 43 protein; translated protein: MRDPFVLKQESEGCYYLYGSTDPNIWKGKAIGFDVYKSRDLEDWEGPFPAFRPEPDFWSDTNYWAPEVHAYDGKYYMFATFKAEGVCRGTQILVADQPVGPFIPHSDGPVTPHDWECLDGTLYVDEDGTPWIVFCHEWVQVKNGTVCASRLSPELDRAIGEPILLFSALDASWVDAVKGGAGYVTDGPYAYRCNNGELLLLWSSFRQGRYAQGIARSVSGGILGPWVQEPEPIYENDGGHGMIFRTFEGKILLTLHAPNSTPDERPVFIELAEEDGRLRYV